Proteins encoded in a region of the Xylanibacillus composti genome:
- the tnpC gene encoding IS66 family transposase, which translates to MSAPEQVKTLEKRIGELELENKRLHDTVEYLTRKLYGRSTEKTSSLDLGQMSLFDEAEVEANPAAPKPDLKEIQGYRRKKFKGQRLELLKDIPNDKRLCTLDAQDCFCEACNTALVSVGEKFIRTEIEFIPAKVRAIDYYRETFECRTCRKNGKPYMEKSPMPYPVIQHSMASPSTVAWVMHLPLYRQEKEWKTLGVNLSRATMANWIGAASRDWLSPLVKLMHQKLLQDKYIHADETVVQVMNEEGRKNTTDSYMWVYSSGQHGKHPIRIFEYQPGRSGKYPQKFLKGFTGYLHSDAYSGYIEIPGVTRCLCWTHLRRKFVDSLPKDIQSPEATLPSQGIAFCNKLFEIENHLEDLTIDQRKSERLEREKPVLEAFWAWIDSAKGKVLPKSKLGEALNYALNHKQEFMNYLQDGNCAISNNLAENSIRPFTIGRKIWLFSGSPKGAAASAAVYSIIESAKANGLNPFKYLQFIFSQLPGVQFGQHPEFLEDYLPWSPEVQESCR; encoded by the coding sequence ATGAGCGCTCCAGAGCAGGTAAAAACACTCGAAAAACGCATAGGCGAACTGGAGCTAGAGAACAAGCGACTCCACGATACCGTTGAATATCTCACGCGCAAACTCTATGGCAGAAGTACCGAGAAGACATCGTCCCTTGATCTGGGGCAGATGTCTCTTTTTGATGAGGCAGAAGTCGAAGCAAATCCGGCAGCGCCAAAACCTGACCTGAAGGAGATCCAAGGCTACCGGCGAAAGAAATTCAAAGGTCAACGGTTGGAACTCTTAAAGGATATTCCCAATGACAAGCGCCTTTGCACTCTTGATGCACAGGACTGCTTTTGCGAAGCGTGCAACACCGCACTCGTATCGGTTGGCGAAAAGTTCATCCGAACTGAAATTGAGTTCATTCCCGCCAAAGTCAGAGCGATCGACTATTACCGCGAAACCTTTGAATGCCGTACCTGCCGTAAAAACGGAAAGCCCTACATGGAGAAGTCGCCCATGCCTTATCCGGTGATCCAGCACTCCATGGCATCTCCTTCCACCGTGGCATGGGTCATGCATCTTCCCCTGTACCGCCAGGAGAAGGAATGGAAGACCCTAGGCGTAAACCTTAGCCGTGCGACGATGGCTAACTGGATTGGGGCTGCGTCTCGCGACTGGCTATCTCCATTGGTGAAGCTCATGCATCAAAAGCTCCTGCAGGATAAGTACATCCATGCAGATGAAACGGTTGTCCAAGTCATGAATGAAGAAGGACGAAAAAACACGACCGATTCCTACATGTGGGTATACAGTAGCGGCCAGCATGGCAAACACCCTATTCGAATCTTCGAATACCAACCGGGTAGAAGTGGAAAATATCCTCAGAAGTTCCTAAAGGGTTTCACAGGGTACCTCCACTCGGATGCCTACTCCGGGTACATAGAGATTCCAGGTGTCACAAGATGCCTCTGTTGGACACATCTTCGGAGGAAATTCGTCGATTCCCTTCCGAAAGATATACAGAGCCCGGAAGCGACCCTACCGAGCCAAGGCATTGCATTCTGTAACAAACTCTTCGAGATTGAGAATCATCTCGAAGATCTTACAATTGACCAACGTAAATCTGAGCGTCTGGAACGAGAAAAGCCCGTTCTGGAAGCCTTTTGGGCATGGATTGATTCCGCCAAAGGAAAGGTGCTGCCCAAATCCAAACTAGGTGAAGCTTTGAATTATGCGTTGAACCACAAGCAAGAGTTTATGAATTATCTTCAGGATGGCAACTGCGCCATATCCAACAACCTTGCTGAAAACAGCATTCGTCCCTTCACCATTGGAAGAAAAATTTGGCTTTTTAGCGGAAGTCCAAAGGGAGCTGCGGCCAGCGCCGCCGTGTACAGCATCATCGAGAGTGCGAAAGCAAATGGGCTTAATCCGTTCAAATACCTTCAATTCATCTTCAGTCAATTGCCCGGAGTCCAATTCGGCCAGCACCCGGAATTTCTCGAGGATTACCTTCCCTGGAGTCCAGAAGTCCAGGAATCCTGCAGATAG
- the tnpB gene encoding IS66 family insertion sequence element accessory protein TnpB (TnpB, as the term is used for proteins encoded by IS66 family insertion elements, is considered an accessory protein, since TnpC, encoded by a neighboring gene, is a DDE family transposase.), producing MNTREVTNQYRLNKWTEIVRECRSSGQTVASWCADHEINPKTYYYWLKRVRTAAYEALPSLSSHTSPIVPVNVPVSTAGMAPGDVASSSDIIIRMGTVTLEIRNQASATLIEKIHSGHFNMFGDVSKAEKIYIACGYTDMRKSIDGLAAIVQQNFQLNPFQNSLFLFCGRQRNRMKALYWEGDGFVLLYKRLEDGRYQRPMNAEAVRSITSQEFRWLLEGLSIDQPKAVKNLNMTVCL from the coding sequence TTGAATACCAGGGAAGTTACGAACCAATATCGATTAAACAAATGGACAGAGATTGTCCGAGAATGCCGTAGCAGTGGACAAACCGTCGCTTCTTGGTGTGCCGATCATGAGATCAACCCAAAAACGTACTACTATTGGCTGAAACGTGTTCGCACTGCTGCGTATGAAGCTCTGCCATCACTTTCTTCTCATACCAGTCCAATCGTACCCGTAAACGTCCCGGTCTCTACGGCTGGTATGGCCCCCGGTGATGTTGCATCATCATCAGATATCATTATCCGTATGGGGACTGTAACGCTGGAGATCCGGAACCAAGCCTCAGCGACTTTGATTGAAAAAATACACTCAGGGCACTTCAACATGTTCGGTGATGTCTCGAAGGCGGAGAAAATCTATATCGCCTGTGGTTATACCGATATGCGAAAGTCCATTGACGGACTTGCCGCCATCGTCCAACAGAACTTTCAATTGAACCCATTCCAAAACAGCCTATTTCTTTTTTGCGGCCGGCAGCGTAATCGAATGAAAGCACTCTATTGGGAAGGAGATGGGTTTGTCCTCCTTTACAAGCGGTTGGAAGACGGCCGTTATCAACGGCCTATGAACGCTGAAGCCGTTCGCTCGATCACTTCCCAGGAGTTTCGGTGGCTCCTAGAAGGTCTTTCGATCGATCAACCTAAGGCTGTGAAAAACCTCAATATGACCGTATGCTTGTAG
- a CDS encoding ABC transporter substrate-binding protein, whose product MHAYKRQNLLRQWSGGLLAGVMFVSGCAAPSNPASDNNRDALELSPSAESRPVSVHDAEERESFLTFEDDTGREIRLPEQPQRIIVLSPQLLDLLYSVDGHAIAHATSPGGTVPDEAERIEEVGGMTTVNTEKLLALKPDLVIGSVVFHRELTAILDASNVPFALFNLSTYADLQQKAVLFGQLSGTENKAREALADLDQEIREWTARVPASDAPTFIMLNVTPNSLSVQRQDTVGIEVATMLHMNNLAETWEAASDSPSTAPFSLEKIVELNPDYVFILIHGAREDGEKKIQSDLASQPAWTSLRAVKENRMVILPSDRFLSNPGFRLSESVEYLAKLVYPDTYENGH is encoded by the coding sequence ATGCATGCATACAAGCGGCAAAATTTACTTCGCCAATGGAGCGGAGGACTGCTAGCAGGAGTTATGTTCGTATCCGGTTGTGCAGCGCCGTCCAATCCTGCGAGCGACAATAATCGTGATGCATTGGAGTTATCGCCGTCAGCGGAGTCTAGACCTGTATCTGTTCATGATGCGGAGGAAAGGGAGTCGTTTCTCACGTTCGAAGACGACACTGGAAGGGAGATTCGGCTGCCTGAGCAACCACAGCGCATCATCGTCCTATCGCCGCAGCTATTGGATTTGCTTTATTCGGTTGACGGTCACGCCATTGCCCACGCCACATCACCGGGTGGAACGGTGCCGGATGAGGCGGAGCGAATCGAAGAAGTCGGGGGAATGACGACCGTCAATACGGAGAAGCTACTTGCTTTAAAGCCTGATCTCGTGATCGGCTCTGTGGTGTTTCACCGTGAGTTAACGGCGATTTTGGATGCGAGTAACGTGCCGTTCGCCCTGTTCAATCTGAGTACATATGCAGATTTGCAACAAAAAGCGGTGTTGTTCGGTCAGCTCTCTGGGACGGAAAACAAAGCTAGGGAAGCACTTGCCGATTTGGATCAGGAAATTCGTGAATGGACTGCCCGGGTACCGGCCAGTGATGCACCAACTTTCATCATGCTGAACGTGACCCCTAACAGCCTTTCTGTGCAGCGGCAAGATACCGTCGGAATCGAGGTCGCAACTATGCTGCATATGAACAATTTGGCGGAAACATGGGAAGCAGCAAGCGACAGTCCGTCGACTGCACCATTTAGTCTGGAAAAAATCGTCGAGCTAAATCCGGATTATGTTTTTATTCTGATCCACGGGGCGCGAGAAGATGGGGAGAAGAAAATTCAATCCGATCTGGCCAGCCAACCTGCATGGACATCGCTGCGTGCTGTGAAGGAAAACCGTATGGTCATCTTGCCGTCTGATCGGTTTCTCTCAAACCCGGGATTTCGATTAAGTGAATCAGTCGAATATTTGGCTAAGCTTGTTTATCCGGATACATATGAGAATGGTCATTAA
- a CDS encoding FecCD family ABC transporter permease translates to MNQSNIWLSLFIRIHMRMVINAFRIPMSKGILVIVALTAAAILATGFSIGTGAVRISLSEIWLYVFHGYDGPMKEIVWNIRLPRTLVGMLVGANLALSGALLQGVMRNSLADPHIIGVSSGAGLFGIIVLILFPHLWSMLTPIAFLGASGAAAIIYLLAWKEGVQPVRLILAGVAVSAFLGSGISALLIFFSDRVNGALVFMVGGLSAKSWPELEIILPYSLIGMSLAFIGSSHLNILALGDSNARGLGLSVEAARFFLTALATLLAASAVSVVGLLGFVGLIVPHSARLLIGSDYRFLLPASVLLGAAVVTFCDTLARLMFAPLELPVGIMMGALGAPFFLYLLRREAR, encoded by the coding sequence GTGAATCAGTCGAATATTTGGCTAAGCTTGTTTATCCGGATACATATGAGAATGGTCATTAATGCTTTCCGTATTCCGATGTCCAAAGGCATTCTTGTCATTGTCGCTTTGACGGCTGCGGCAATCCTCGCTACTGGATTCAGCATCGGTACCGGAGCAGTCCGCATTTCGTTGTCAGAGATTTGGTTATATGTCTTTCACGGTTATGACGGTCCAATGAAGGAAATTGTGTGGAACATTCGGCTGCCTCGAACGTTAGTGGGCATGCTCGTTGGAGCTAATCTGGCACTGTCCGGTGCGCTCTTGCAAGGCGTGATGCGGAACTCGCTGGCAGATCCGCACATCATCGGCGTGTCATCTGGAGCAGGATTATTCGGCATCATCGTTCTCATTTTATTTCCTCATCTATGGTCGATGCTGACACCAATCGCTTTTCTTGGCGCTTCCGGAGCTGCTGCCATCATTTATTTGCTTGCCTGGAAGGAGGGTGTACAGCCGGTGCGCCTCATACTTGCAGGCGTGGCCGTGTCCGCCTTTCTCGGCTCCGGCATCTCCGCATTGTTAATTTTCTTTAGCGATCGGGTGAACGGTGCCCTCGTGTTTATGGTTGGCGGCTTGTCCGCCAAAAGCTGGCCAGAGCTTGAAATCATTCTCCCTTATTCGCTCATTGGCATGAGCCTGGCGTTCATTGGCAGTTCACATTTGAATATACTTGCCCTTGGTGATTCCAATGCACGCGGCCTCGGCTTGTCGGTGGAAGCAGCTCGCTTCTTCCTAACGGCGCTCGCTACCTTGCTTGCCGCAAGCGCGGTCAGCGTCGTCGGCCTGCTCGGCTTCGTCGGTCTGATCGTTCCGCATTCAGCCCGCTTGCTGATCGGCAGTGATTATCGGTTCTTACTTCCTGCATCCGTGCTGCTTGGAGCGGCCGTCGTGACCTTTTGCGATACACTCGCCCGCTTGATGTTTGCTCCTTTAGAACTGCCGGTCGGCATTATGATGGGAGCTTTGGGTGCGCCGTTCTTTCTATATTTGCTAAGGAGGGAAGCGAGATGA
- a CDS encoding ABC transporter ATP-binding protein, with protein sequence MTLLRLEDVSVRLHNRTVLDSLNWQVEVGKIYSIIGPNGSGKSTLLKTCAGQLKPAQGKVLLQGRLLDSYPRRQLARHMAMLQQSQASLPDVSVRSLVSYGRFPHQPVWGAKRKEDEKIVEWAMAQTGTLPFAERKLSNLSGGERQRVWIAMTLAQQSGLILLDEPTTYLDVNHQWEVMELVHDLNRKYSITIVMVLHDLNHAAACSDELLVMRAGEMYASGPPEQVITDRMLRDVFGVRGSVGRDDRSGRMHCHIEGLLEAVDFSAQPAIAAVK encoded by the coding sequence ATGACGTTGTTACGCTTGGAAGACGTGTCCGTGAGGCTTCACAACCGTACGGTGCTGGATTCGCTGAATTGGCAGGTGGAGGTCGGAAAAATTTACAGCATTATCGGTCCGAATGGCAGCGGCAAAAGCACCTTGCTCAAAACTTGCGCCGGTCAATTAAAGCCTGCGCAAGGAAAGGTGCTCTTGCAAGGCAGACTGCTCGACAGCTATCCCCGTCGGCAGTTGGCACGGCATATGGCAATGCTTCAGCAAAGTCAAGCATCTCTGCCGGACGTGTCCGTGCGTTCGCTGGTCAGTTACGGACGTTTTCCTCATCAGCCTGTATGGGGCGCAAAGCGCAAGGAAGACGAGAAGATTGTCGAATGGGCCATGGCTCAGACCGGAACGCTACCCTTCGCGGAGCGAAAGCTGTCTAACTTATCCGGCGGAGAACGGCAACGCGTATGGATTGCCATGACCTTGGCACAGCAATCGGGGCTCATCTTATTAGATGAACCGACGACCTATCTCGATGTCAATCACCAGTGGGAGGTTATGGAGCTAGTCCACGATCTGAATCGCAAATATAGCATTACGATCGTCATGGTCCTGCACGATCTCAACCATGCTGCAGCTTGCTCCGATGAATTGTTGGTGATGCGAGCTGGCGAAATGTATGCCAGCGGACCGCCGGAGCAAGTCATCACCGATCGCATGCTGCGCGATGTGTTCGGTGTGAGAGGGAGCGTAGGAAGGGATGATCGAAGCGGTCGCATGCATTGCCATATCGAAGGGCTGCTTGAGGCGGTTGATTTCTCAGCTCAACCCGCAATCGCAGCAGTCAAATAA
- a CDS encoding ATP-binding protein — MEGKADVYPFAAIVGQDLMRKGLLLNLVNRKLGGILIRGEKGTAKSTAVRALADLMPELSVVNLPVHATEDRVVGTLDIEHAIREGEKKFEPGLLAKAHGHILYVDEINLLDDAIVDALLDAAAMGVNTVEREGVSYSHPSRFILIGTMNPEEGELRPQLLDRFALSVEVNGERDVESRMEVIRRRLAFEADPAEFRRRYESQQQELRERIERARQLIEQIKPSEELLKWTAAVGIRLKVDGHRSDIMLMKTAMAMAAFQGRTQIVADDMVEAAMMVMPHRMRKRPFEEGAYDHETIRELLGDLLSEVTHAS, encoded by the coding sequence ATGGAGGGGAAAGCAGACGTATATCCGTTCGCGGCAATCGTCGGACAGGACTTGATGCGCAAAGGGCTGCTGCTTAATCTTGTCAATCGGAAGCTCGGCGGCATCTTGATCCGCGGGGAGAAAGGCACTGCCAAATCGACGGCCGTACGCGCGCTCGCGGACTTAATGCCGGAGCTTAGCGTCGTGAATTTGCCCGTACATGCTACGGAGGATCGCGTCGTCGGCACATTGGATATCGAGCATGCGATCCGGGAAGGAGAGAAAAAGTTCGAGCCGGGACTGTTAGCGAAGGCGCATGGACATATATTGTACGTGGATGAAATTAATTTGCTCGATGATGCGATCGTCGATGCGCTGCTCGACGCAGCAGCCATGGGAGTAAACACCGTTGAGCGAGAAGGCGTCTCTTACTCGCATCCGAGCCGCTTTATCTTGATCGGTACGATGAACCCGGAGGAAGGGGAGCTGCGGCCGCAGCTGCTGGATCGCTTCGCGCTTTCAGTAGAGGTGAATGGGGAACGAGATGTGGAAAGCCGAATGGAGGTCATTCGCCGGCGCCTAGCATTCGAAGCAGATCCAGCCGAGTTCCGCAGACGTTATGAGTCGCAACAACAAGAGCTGCGGGAACGGATAGAACGAGCGCGTCAGCTAATCGAGCAAATCAAACCGTCCGAGGAGTTACTGAAATGGACCGCCGCAGTCGGCATTCGGCTGAAGGTAGACGGTCATCGTTCGGATATCATGTTAATGAAAACCGCCATGGCGATGGCTGCATTCCAGGGAAGAACGCAGATTGTGGCAGACGATATGGTAGAAGCGGCGATGATGGTGATGCCGCATCGCATGCGCAAGCGGCCGTTCGAAGAGGGAGCATATGACCACGAGACGATACGCGAGCTGCTCGGCGACCTTCTGTCCGAGGTCACCCATGCAAGTTAA
- a CDS encoding VWA domain-containing protein, with translation MQVKPHLYPFCAVVGQDRAQKALLLHAVNPGLKGVLLAGPPGTAKSTLIHGVAELLPELNVINIPLNVDEVRLWGDWDMAAAVRSGKRTFVPGLLAAADGHIVTVDNAHIMPERLMKAILTAGDNVAGEPAHGHVRKNSERRSGRDSAAFRLFAAMSPDDGRPLPAMFDRCGLYVRLETSTDLAERTDIASRLLAFEQDPESFRLAYESETKELRARIAAARTRLPAVHIDGELLRLAAEIAEEAGCLGHRADILLIEAVRTITAWEGLSETTQEHLQEAAGFVLPHRMRAASYSEESRGKSPADLADQEPTKHDSNDDHPSPGSHRDKESQRESQAEGENNATNGEQVDRSQFASPAQLGGDHNGEADSRQSLSLEARAVVEAVGREIAVQPFVFTPPQPMKQAQTGKRNQASVGTVNGRYVRAAMPRGPLRDIAFDATLRMAAPFQRIRKQQSSSYNTNLKLWIEPSDVRVKVRENKTGTALLFVVDASGSMNANKRMKAVKGAVLSLLRDAYRQRDHVGLIAFRDQQAELLLGLTRSVELAERKLRTLPAGGKTPLGIGLEKGLIAIRPLLNRRSGLIPAMIVMTDGKANVSAEAAGDPWQESLQAAQRIAAAGIRTLVIDTEDGVVRFGYARKLAEAMQARYYRLEQLEAGSIERAVRTLI, from the coding sequence ATGCAAGTTAAGCCTCACTTGTATCCGTTCTGTGCTGTAGTCGGTCAAGATCGTGCGCAAAAGGCGCTGCTGCTTCATGCGGTAAATCCGGGATTAAAGGGGGTGCTGCTGGCAGGCCCACCAGGAACGGCGAAGTCCACGCTCATCCATGGTGTTGCAGAGTTGCTGCCGGAACTTAACGTCATTAACATTCCTTTGAACGTTGATGAGGTGCGGCTTTGGGGCGACTGGGATATGGCAGCTGCTGTCCGCAGCGGCAAACGAACGTTTGTCCCCGGCTTGCTTGCAGCTGCAGACGGGCACATCGTCACGGTAGACAATGCGCATATCATGCCCGAAAGGTTAATGAAAGCGATCCTGACTGCTGGCGACAATGTAGCGGGCGAGCCCGCGCATGGGCATGTCCGCAAGAACTCTGAGCGAAGAAGTGGCCGTGACAGTGCAGCATTCCGCCTGTTCGCAGCTATGAGTCCGGACGATGGGAGGCCGCTGCCGGCGATGTTTGATCGCTGCGGGCTATATGTGCGGCTGGAAACCTCGACGGACCTTGCGGAGCGAACGGACATCGCAAGTCGCTTGCTCGCCTTCGAACAAGATCCGGAGTCGTTTCGCCTAGCTTATGAATCGGAAACGAAGGAATTGAGAGCACGTATCGCAGCGGCTAGGACTCGGCTGCCTGCTGTACATATTGATGGAGAGCTGCTACGTTTGGCTGCCGAAATCGCTGAGGAAGCTGGCTGTCTGGGACACCGCGCGGACATCCTGCTGATCGAAGCGGTCCGTACGATCACAGCTTGGGAGGGTCTTAGCGAGACGACACAGGAACATCTGCAAGAAGCGGCGGGCTTTGTGCTGCCGCACCGGATGCGTGCAGCATCTTACTCGGAAGAGTCGCGAGGGAAGTCGCCGGCAGACTTAGCGGATCAAGAGCCAACGAAGCATGATTCGAATGACGATCATCCATCACCAGGATCGCATCGCGATAAGGAAAGCCAAAGAGAAAGCCAAGCGGAAGGAGAGAATAATGCGACAAACGGCGAGCAAGTTGACCGGTCACAATTCGCTTCGCCTGCACAACTTGGGGGCGACCACAACGGCGAAGCCGATAGTAGACAATCTCTTTCCTTAGAGGCGCGGGCTGTAGTGGAAGCCGTTGGACGGGAAATCGCTGTGCAGCCATTCGTCTTTACCCCGCCGCAGCCAATGAAGCAAGCGCAAACTGGGAAACGAAATCAAGCGTCAGTAGGAACGGTAAACGGTCGATATGTGCGGGCTGCGATGCCGCGCGGCCCTCTAAGAGACATTGCGTTTGATGCCACGCTTCGTATGGCGGCTCCCTTTCAGCGGATACGTAAGCAACAATCAAGTTCATATAACACGAACTTAAAGCTATGGATTGAGCCGAGTGATGTGCGTGTGAAGGTTAGGGAAAACAAGACAGGAACTGCTTTGCTATTCGTCGTCGATGCCAGCGGTTCGATGAATGCAAATAAGAGAATGAAGGCTGTCAAAGGTGCGGTATTGTCTTTACTTCGTGATGCGTACCGGCAGCGTGACCATGTGGGCTTGATTGCCTTTCGCGATCAACAAGCTGAATTGCTGCTCGGGTTGACACGCAGTGTAGAGCTCGCGGAACGCAAATTGAGGACGCTGCCAGCTGGCGGGAAAACGCCGCTAGGTATTGGACTGGAAAAGGGACTCATTGCGATTCGCCCTTTGTTAAATAGAAGAAGTGGACTCATCCCCGCGATGATCGTCATGACCGATGGAAAGGCGAACGTCAGCGCAGAAGCGGCAGGTGATCCATGGCAGGAAAGCCTGCAAGCTGCACAACGCATCGCAGCGGCTGGCATACGCACACTTGTGATCGATACAGAGGATGGTGTAGTACGATTCGGCTATGCCCGCAAGCTGGCGGAAGCGATGCAAGCGCGGTATTACCGGTTAGAACAATTGGAGGCTGGGAGTATCGAACGAGCTGTACGGACGTTGATCTAA